In Euphorbia lathyris chromosome 9, ddEupLath1.1, whole genome shotgun sequence, the following are encoded in one genomic region:
- the LOC136206563 gene encoding pentatricopeptide repeat-containing protein At2g20710, mitochondrial-like has product MKLARLSSLLREITTFGTRNGPHSNSYSSNAMLSHRSVRPSEGSRTELFRRISPIGDSKISILPILDQWVEEGRPVDERILKRIIRDLRCYKRYRHALEVSIWMTNKRYSNLASVDVVIRLGLITKAVGIERAEIYFNNVPQELKDLEVYNRMLVLYYKTGNMEKFNALLQEMEENDIVCNNITFSIQLSAYASVMDIGGMDKVVTLMESDPKVVCGWYNFAIAAAGYINAGLLDKALEMLKKAEARVPTKGCPGYGNLLIQYATIGRKDEVLRVWSLYQKKGKIYNMGYECMLKSLVKLGDLEIAEKILDEWESQDLTYTVRIPNIMIGAYCRNGLFEKAETLIDRVISKGERPDAWIWCCFSTGYFQYDQPEKAVEMLKRAIVLCEALGKQISEYLAACLEHLKGVGDMEEVEGFIKYMSDKSIISLDIQEKVLNAIKAKESAQNGAMLALMEPEEK; this is encoded by the exons ATGAAGTTAGCTCGATTAAGCAGTTTGCTGCGTGAAATTACTACTTTTGGAACACGAAATGGGCCGCATTCAAATTCTTACTCGTCAAACGCAATGCTAAGCCATAGATCTGTAAGACCATCAGAAGGCTCAAGGACCGAGCTCTTCCGGCGAATTTCTCCGATTGGAGATTCGAAAATCTCGATTCTCCCGATTCTTGATCAGTGGGTCGAAGAGGGACGACCTGTAGATGAAAGAATCCTAAAACGCATCATCAGGGATTTAAGGTGCTATAAGCGTTACCGTCATGCTCTGGAG GTTTCAATATGGATGACTAACAAAAGATACTCTAACCTCGCATCCGTTGATGTCGTGATCCGGTTGGGCTTAATTACAAAAGCTGTAGGGATAGAACGAGCTGAGATATATTTCAATAACGTTCCACAAGAGCTAAAAGACCTTGAAGTTTATAACCGTATGCTTGTTCTTTACTATAAGACTGGAAACATGGAGAAGTTCAATGCTTTGTTGCAGGAGATGGAAGAGAATGACATTGTTTGTAACAACATTACATTTTCCATACAACTAAGTGCATATGCATCTGTTATGGACATTGGGGGAATGGATAAGGTAGTGACATTGATGGAATCTGATCCCAAGGTTGTTTGTGGGTGGTATAATTTTGCTATTGCTGCAGCTGGTTATATAAATGCAGGTCTCTTGGACAAGGCTTTGGAAATGCTAAAGAAGGCCGAGGCACGTGTTCCAACCAAAGGATGTCCGGGGTATGGGAATCTTCTCATACAATATGCTACAATAGGGAGGAAGGACGAAGTTCTAAGAGTCTGGTCACTCTACCAGAAGAAAGGCAAGATTTACAATATGGGATATGAGTGTATGCTGAAATCTCTTGTGAAGTTAGGGGACTTGGAAATTGCAGAAAAAATTCTTGATGAGTGGGAATCCCAGGATCTAACATATACTGTTCGAATACCAAATATCATGATTGGTGCTTATTGCAGGAATGGCCTGTTCGAGAAGGCAGAAACCCTAATTGACAGGGTGATATCAAAAGGAGAGCGACCAGATGCTTGGATATGGTGTTGTTTTTCCACAGGGTATTTTCAGTATGATCAACCAGAAAAGGCAGTGGAAATGTTGAAAAGAGCAATTGTACTTTGTGAAGCCTTGGGGAAACAAATCAGCGAATATTTAGCAGCCTGTCTGGAACACCTGAAAGGAGTGGGAGACATGGAGGAAGTAGAAGGATTCATAAAATATATGTCGGATAAAAGTATTATATCTTTAGATATTCAAGAAAAAGTGTTGAATGCTATTAAAGCTAAGGAGTCAGCTCAAAATGGTGCCATGCTAGCGTTGATGGAGCCggaagaaaaataa